Proteins co-encoded in one Zalophus californianus isolate mZalCal1 chromosome 9, mZalCal1.pri.v2, whole genome shotgun sequence genomic window:
- the LOC113922191 gene encoding calcium uptake protein 2, mitochondrial-like — MAAAVARGAWLAALGRRPRRGIAAGRRAWPGPGPLTTAVASVALAGTGVARYHGRLNVVAPEGSLTVLAQENVDSGEMGEKLSLRKQRFMQFSSLEHEGEYYTTPQDFLFSVMFDQMERKTSVKKLTKKDIEEILAGIQPARCGSTFFRDRGDKGLISYTEYLFLLTILTKPHTGFHVAFKMLDADGNEMVEKKEFFKLQKIISKQDDLKTTIANETESQESTVKEPEITTTLQIHFFGKRGERKLHYWEFRRFMENLQTEVQEMEFLQFSKGLSFMRKEDFVEWLLFFTDTENKDIYWKNVREKLSAGESISLDEFKSFCHFMTHLEDFVIAMQMFSLAHRPVRLVEFKRAMKVATGQELSNNILDTVFKIFDVDGDECLSHGEFLGVLKNRMHQGLWVPQQQCVQEYWKCVKRESIKGVKEVWKQAGRNLF; from the coding sequence ATGGCGGCCGCTGTGGCAAGAGGCGCTTGGCTGGCGGCCTTGGGCAGAAGACCGCGGCGTGGGATCGCTGCCGGTCGGCGAGCTTGGCCCGGCCCCGGCCCCTTGACCACGGCAGTAGCCAGTGTGGCCCTGGCAGGCACAGGAGTGGCACGGTACCATGGCCGCTTGAATGTCGTGGCACCCGAGGGCAGCCTCACCGTCTTAGCACAGGAAAATGTTGACTCTGGAGAGATGGGAGAAAAACTGTCCCTTCGTAAACAGCGCTTCATGCAGTTTTCTTCACTGGAACATGAAGGAGAATATTATACGACACCACAAGACTTCCTCTTTTCagtaatgtttgaccaaatggAACGTAAAACTTCAGTGAAGAAGCTGACAAAAAAGGATATCGAGGAGATACTGGCAGGAATCCAACCAGCTCGTTGTGGATCAACCTTTTTTAGAGACCGTGGCGATAAAGGACTAATTTCGTATACTGAGTATCTTTTCTTGCTTACAATCCTCACTAAACCTCATACTGGGTTTCatgttgcttttaaaatgctGGATGCAGATGGTAATGAGATGGttgagaaaaaggaattttttaagcTACAGAAGATCATAAGTAAACAAGATGACTTGAAGACAACGATAGCTAATGAAACGGAAAGCCAGGAATCAACAGTGAAAGAACCTGAAATTACCACAACCCTTCAGatacatttctttggaaaaagaggagaaagaaaacttcATTATTGGGAATTTCGAAGATTTATGGAGAATTTACAAACAGAGGTCCAAGAAATGGAATTCCTTCAGTTTTCTAAAGGTTTGAGTTTCATGAGAAAAGAAGACTTTGTAGAGTGGCTACTTTTCTTCACTGACACTGAAAATAAAGACATCTATTGGAAAAATGTAAGAGAGAAGTTGTCAGCAGGAGAGAGCATTAGTTTGGATGAGTTCAAGTCATTTTGTCACTTTATGACCCACTTGGAAGACTTTGTTATTGCTATGCAAATGTTCAGTTTAGCTCATCGTCCTGTCAGACTGGTGGAGTTTAAGAGGGCCATGAAAGTAGCAACAGGACAGGAGCTCTCAAACAATATTTTGGACACCGTCTTCAAGATCTTTGATGTGGATGGTGATGAATGTCTTAGTCATGGAGAGTTTCTCGGGGTTTTAAAAAACAGGATGCATCAAGGTCTATGGGTACCACAACAACAATGTGTACAGGAATACTGGAAATGTGTGAAAAGAGAAAGCATTAAAGGAGTAAAAGAAGTCTGGAAACAAGCTGGAAGAAATCtcttttag